One Mycolicibacterium goodii genomic region harbors:
- a CDS encoding enoyl-CoA hydratase/isomerase family protein → MYGMPDEIDVRAEGDIRVITLNRPDALNAVNDSLHEGLAHLWTRLSEDYDARAAVITGAGRAFSAGGDFAYLQELGENPKLRAKTILHGREIVLGMTRCRVPVVAAVNGPAVGLGCSLVALSDIVYIAPEAYLADPHVQVGLVAADGGPITWPLHISLLLAKEYALTGARIPAQRAVELGLANHLSDDPVAEAIEAANNMAKLPRQSLEATKRLLNLHMEQAVLATLDYGNTAEEQSFRTEDFKAIVAGLNARKN, encoded by the coding sequence ATGTACGGAATGCCAGACGAAATCGACGTCCGCGCGGAAGGCGACATCCGCGTCATCACCCTCAACCGGCCGGATGCGCTCAACGCCGTCAACGATTCGCTGCACGAGGGCCTGGCGCACCTGTGGACCCGTCTGTCGGAGGATTACGATGCCCGCGCCGCGGTGATCACCGGTGCGGGCCGCGCGTTCTCGGCGGGCGGCGATTTCGCGTACCTGCAGGAACTCGGCGAGAACCCCAAACTGCGCGCCAAGACCATCCTGCACGGGCGCGAGATCGTGCTGGGGATGACGCGGTGCCGTGTGCCGGTGGTGGCGGCCGTCAATGGTCCCGCGGTCGGACTGGGTTGCAGCCTGGTGGCGTTGAGCGACATCGTGTACATCGCGCCGGAGGCGTACCTGGCCGATCCGCACGTGCAGGTGGGGCTCGTCGCGGCGGACGGCGGGCCCATCACGTGGCCGCTGCACATCAGCCTGCTGCTGGCCAAGGAGTACGCGCTGACCGGTGCACGCATCCCCGCACAGCGGGCCGTGGAACTCGGTCTGGCCAACCACCTCTCGGACGATCCGGTCGCCGAGGCGATCGAGGCCGCCAACAATATGGCCAAGCTGCCCCGGCAGTCCCTCGAAGCCACCAAGCGCCTGCTCAATCTCCACATGGAACAGGCCGTGCTCGCGACCCTGGACTACGGCAACACCGCCGAGGAACAGTCGTTCCGCACCGAGGATTTCAAGGCCATCGTCGCGGGCCTCAACGCCCGTAAGAACTAG
- a CDS encoding SDR family NAD(P)-dependent oxidoreductase: protein MTNVRETPTPPIPGSLAGKVAFVAGASRGIGATVAAALAAEGAAVAVAARSEHPGKLPGTIVSVAAAITNSGGHALPVVCDVTDEKSVEHAVAQTVYELGGIDILVANAGVLWLGPVENTPLKRWQLCLDVNLTGVFLVTKEVIPHVRTRGAGSLIAITTTGVDLVEHGANAYWVSKAATERLYLGLAADLRDDNIAVNCLSPSRVVLTEGWRAGGGGLKIPPEMVEPPEALTF from the coding sequence ATGACGAACGTGCGCGAAACGCCGACACCGCCAATACCCGGCAGCCTCGCCGGGAAGGTCGCGTTCGTCGCGGGCGCCAGCCGAGGCATCGGCGCCACCGTCGCGGCCGCTCTGGCGGCCGAGGGGGCGGCCGTCGCGGTCGCGGCCCGGTCCGAGCATCCGGGCAAGCTACCCGGCACGATCGTCTCGGTGGCGGCGGCCATCACCAACAGCGGCGGGCACGCCCTTCCGGTGGTATGTGACGTCACCGACGAGAAATCCGTCGAACATGCTGTCGCACAAACCGTTTACGAACTCGGCGGCATCGACATCCTCGTCGCCAACGCCGGTGTGCTGTGGCTCGGCCCCGTCGAGAACACCCCGCTCAAACGTTGGCAACTGTGCCTCGACGTCAACCTCACCGGGGTGTTCCTGGTGACCAAAGAGGTCATCCCCCATGTACGGACGCGCGGCGCCGGATCACTCATCGCGATCACCACCACCGGCGTCGACCTGGTCGAACACGGCGCCAACGCGTACTGGGTCTCCAAGGCCGCCACCGAACGGCTCTACCTCGGCCTCGCGGCCGATCTGCGTGACGACAACATCGCGGTCAACTGCCTGAGCCCCTCGCGCGTCGTGCTCACCGAGGGCTGGCGGGCCGGTGGTGGCGGGCTCAAGATCCCGCCCGAGATGGTCGAGCCGCCCGAGGCGCTCACCTTCTGA
- a CDS encoding SDR family NAD(P)-dependent oxidoreductase: MEIAGTSALVVGGAGGLGEATVRRLHGAGAKVVVADVVDDKGAALQKELGIRYVRTDATSEESVLAAIAEAESLGPLRISVDTHGGPASGGRLVSKDSSPLGLDGFKKTIEFYLTAVFNVMRLSAAAMARTEPLEEGGRGVIVNTASIAGYEGQIGQLPYSAAKGGVLGMTLVAARDLSPLGIRVVTIAPGTINTPAYGQAADQLEQYWGPQIPFPKRMGRSTEYAQLAQSIIENDYLNGEVIRLDGALRFPPK; the protein is encoded by the coding sequence ATGGAGATCGCCGGTACGTCCGCACTCGTCGTCGGCGGCGCAGGTGGCCTCGGTGAGGCGACCGTCCGCCGGTTGCACGGTGCGGGCGCCAAGGTCGTCGTCGCCGATGTGGTCGACGACAAGGGCGCGGCGCTCCAGAAAGAGCTCGGCATCCGCTACGTGCGCACCGATGCGACCTCGGAGGAGTCCGTGCTCGCCGCGATCGCCGAGGCGGAATCGCTCGGGCCGCTGCGCATCTCGGTGGACACCCACGGCGGTCCCGCCAGCGGTGGCCGCCTGGTGAGCAAGGACAGCTCCCCGCTGGGCCTCGACGGGTTCAAGAAGACCATCGAGTTCTACCTCACCGCGGTATTCAACGTCATGCGCCTGTCGGCGGCCGCCATGGCCAGGACCGAACCGCTCGAAGAGGGCGGCCGCGGCGTCATCGTCAACACCGCATCGATCGCCGGCTACGAGGGCCAGATCGGACAGCTGCCGTACTCGGCGGCGAAGGGCGGCGTCCTGGGCATGACGCTCGTCGCCGCACGTGACCTGTCGCCACTCGGCATCCGCGTCGTCACGATCGCGCCCGGCACCATCAACACCCCCGCCTACGGGCAGGCCGCCGATCAGCTCGAGCAGTACTGGGGCCCGCAGATACCGTTCCCCAAGCGCATGGGCCGCTCGACCGAGTACGCCCAACTGGCACAGAGCATCATCGAGAACGACTACCTCAACGGCGAGGTCATCCGCCTCGACGGCGCGCTCCGCTTCCCACCCAAGTGA
- the meaB gene encoding methylmalonyl Co-A mutase-associated GTPase MeaB produces MPDGVVDVPALMTAARGGSMRAVGRLLTLVESDRRGEVLALLGPTSPRVIGVTGPPGAGKSTTVGAMVGAYRERGLRVAVLAVDPSSPYSGGALLGDRIRMAAHINDPDVLIRSMAARGHLGGLAAAVPAAIRLLAALAYDLIVLETVGVGQSEIEIAAIADPTVVILNPGAGDAVQAAKAGVLEVADLVVVNKADRDGADQTVRDLCTETDVPVLKLVAAQGEGLPELIGAIEAHHRADTPERRSARARTQILSLAQTLLRAHPDLDRLSAAVADGTSDPYTAAEQLIAGSVG; encoded by the coding sequence ATGCCCGACGGCGTCGTCGATGTACCCGCGCTCATGACCGCGGCCAGGGGCGGATCGATGCGCGCGGTGGGACGGCTGCTGACACTGGTCGAAAGTGACCGTCGCGGTGAGGTTCTCGCACTGCTGGGGCCGACGTCGCCGCGCGTCATCGGTGTGACGGGGCCACCGGGTGCGGGGAAGTCGACGACGGTCGGCGCGATGGTGGGCGCGTACCGCGAGCGCGGCCTGCGGGTCGCGGTCCTCGCGGTCGACCCGTCGTCGCCGTACAGCGGCGGTGCCCTGCTCGGGGATCGTATCCGCATGGCCGCCCACATCAACGACCCCGACGTGCTGATCCGTTCGATGGCCGCGCGCGGTCATCTCGGCGGACTGGCCGCCGCGGTGCCCGCGGCGATCCGTCTGCTCGCGGCGCTGGCCTACGACCTGATCGTATTGGAGACCGTCGGGGTGGGGCAGTCCGAGATCGAGATCGCCGCGATCGCCGATCCCACGGTGGTGATCCTCAATCCCGGTGCGGGGGACGCCGTGCAGGCGGCCAAGGCCGGTGTGCTCGAGGTCGCCGATCTGGTGGTGGTGAACAAGGCCGACCGTGACGGCGCCGATCAGACCGTCCGCGACCTGTGCACCGAGACCGACGTCCCGGTGCTCAAACTGGTTGCGGCACAAGGTGAGGGGCTGCCGGAGCTCATCGGGGCCATCGAGGCGCACCATCGGGCCGACACGCCTGAGCGGCGCAGCGCTCGGGCCCGCACCCAGATCCTGTCGCTCGCGCAGACCCTGCTGCGCGCCCACCCCGACCTCGACCGGTTGTCCGCGGCGGTCGCCGACGGCACGAGCGACCCTTACACCGCGGCCGAGCAGCTGATCGCCGGATCAGTCGGCTGA
- a CDS encoding FAD-dependent oxidoreductase, which produces MSDWEDPYDDEVDVVVLGSGGAGLTAALTAAANGASVAVYEKALTVGGTTAVSGGIVWIPAHDRADEPLPVEDALAYLQAQSLGYLDTELVETFVRTGPAMLDFVEAHSELRFTVADGFPDYKPELPGGRPGGGRSLSAGPIDLARLGGWCDRITAFPADFSNVGIDAETRARIHAAYDDPNADLCVAGTALIAGLLRGLLDRNIEPVTSARAVELLGSADGITGVRIRLDGTDVRVRARGGVVLATGGFEWDATLVEAFLRGPMHGPVSPPNNTGDGLRMAMAHGADLANMGEAWWVPVVRIPGDRIDGRPRSRSVRLERTRPRSIIVNRAGRRFVNEAGEYNSMAGPFQYLDPKAGYANDPAWIVFDSVHLRLYGFLGVEPGGPAPDWFCESADLDELSAKTGIDAAGLSATLRRWNDNVGRDADPVDPDFGRGISAYDGYWGDTTADTPARQTLGPVDTAPYYAVPVTIGAMGTKGGPRTDRDGRVLHVNGSVIPGLYAAGNAMAGVTGKAYGGAGGTLGPALVFGYRSGYAAATGKSAD; this is translated from the coding sequence ATGAGTGATTGGGAAGACCCTTACGACGACGAGGTCGACGTCGTGGTGCTGGGCAGCGGAGGTGCCGGACTGACCGCCGCGCTCACGGCCGCGGCGAACGGCGCCTCGGTCGCGGTGTACGAGAAGGCCCTCACGGTCGGAGGCACGACGGCCGTGTCCGGTGGCATCGTGTGGATCCCGGCCCACGACCGGGCCGACGAACCACTCCCGGTCGAAGACGCGCTCGCCTACCTGCAGGCCCAGTCGCTCGGCTACCTGGACACCGAACTCGTCGAGACGTTCGTGCGCACCGGCCCGGCCATGCTCGATTTCGTCGAGGCCCACAGTGAACTCCGATTCACCGTCGCCGACGGCTTTCCCGACTACAAACCCGAACTGCCCGGCGGACGCCCCGGCGGCGGGCGGTCACTGTCCGCAGGTCCGATCGACCTGGCGCGCCTCGGCGGATGGTGCGACCGGATCACCGCCTTTCCAGCAGATTTCAGCAATGTCGGCATCGACGCCGAGACCCGAGCCCGCATCCACGCCGCGTACGACGACCCGAACGCCGATCTGTGCGTCGCGGGCACCGCATTGATCGCGGGGCTGCTGCGGGGACTGCTCGACCGCAACATCGAACCGGTCACCTCGGCACGTGCGGTCGAGCTGCTCGGATCGGCCGACGGCATCACCGGTGTTCGGATCCGCCTCGACGGCACCGATGTCCGGGTGCGCGCCCGCGGTGGCGTCGTCCTGGCCACCGGCGGGTTCGAGTGGGACGCCACCCTCGTCGAGGCCTTCCTGCGCGGACCCATGCACGGCCCGGTGTCCCCGCCGAACAACACCGGCGACGGGCTGCGCATGGCGATGGCCCACGGCGCCGACCTCGCGAACATGGGTGAGGCGTGGTGGGTTCCGGTGGTCCGGATCCCGGGCGACCGGATCGACGGGCGTCCCCGCAGCCGCAGCGTGCGACTCGAACGCACCCGGCCCCGCAGCATCATCGTCAACCGCGCCGGCAGGCGGTTCGTCAACGAGGCAGGCGAATACAACTCGATGGCAGGCCCTTTCCAATACCTCGACCCCAAGGCCGGCTACGCCAACGACCCGGCCTGGATCGTGTTCGACTCGGTTCACCTGCGGCTTTACGGGTTCCTCGGTGTCGAACCCGGCGGGCCGGCCCCGGACTGGTTCTGCGAGTCGGCGGATCTCGACGAGTTGAGCGCCAAGACCGGCATCGATGCCGCGGGACTGTCGGCCACGCTGCGCCGCTGGAACGACAACGTCGGCCGCGACGCCGACCCCGTCGACCCCGACTTCGGCCGCGGCATCAGCGCCTACGACGGGTACTGGGGTGACACGACAGCCGACACCCCGGCTCGGCAGACCCTCGGCCCGGTCGACACCGCCCCGTATTACGCGGTGCCGGTCACGATCGGCGCGATGGGCACCAAGGGCGGCCCGCGCACCGACCGCGACGGACGCGTGCTGCATGTCAACGGTTCGGTGATCCCCGGCCTGTACGCCGCGGGCAACGCCATGGCAGGGGTGACCGGCAAGGCTTACGGCGGTGCGGGTGGCACGCTGGGCCCGGCGCTGGTGTTCGGTTATCGCAGCGGATACGCCGCGGCCACGGGCAAGTCAGCCGACTGA
- a CDS encoding IclR family transcriptional regulator, translated as MPANTAQSAARARADGAPGSQTLARGLTALQAIADAPGGLTVQQVADHLGAHRTIAYRLLATLSQFRYVAKGEDGRYRPAAALAVLGSSFDNNVRQLAIPTLRALADELGTTVSLLVAEGDQQVAIAVIVPTQVYYQLSFHEGSRHPLDRGAAGVALLSSMPPRPGERDLVRQTREQGWVITHGEIEPNTYGLAVPVRRRPPSPPTCINLISHREDVVLGGKDAVVRAARELSAILH; from the coding sequence ATGCCTGCCAACACAGCACAGTCGGCAGCGCGCGCACGAGCCGATGGCGCCCCCGGCTCACAGACGTTGGCGCGCGGCCTGACCGCCCTGCAGGCCATCGCCGACGCCCCGGGCGGGCTCACCGTCCAGCAGGTCGCCGACCACCTCGGCGCCCACCGGACCATCGCCTACCGGCTACTGGCCACGCTGAGTCAATTCCGTTATGTGGCAAAGGGAGAAGACGGTCGCTACCGGCCAGCGGCAGCGCTCGCGGTGCTCGGCTCGTCGTTCGACAACAACGTGCGCCAACTGGCCATCCCCACCCTGCGGGCACTGGCCGACGAGCTCGGTACCACCGTTTCACTGCTCGTCGCCGAGGGCGATCAGCAGGTCGCGATCGCAGTGATCGTTCCGACTCAGGTCTACTACCAACTCTCGTTCCATGAGGGCAGCCGGCACCCCCTGGACCGCGGTGCGGCAGGCGTCGCACTCCTGTCCAGCATGCCGCCGCGGCCCGGCGAACGCGACCTGGTCCGTCAGACCCGCGAACAAGGCTGGGTGATCACCCACGGCGAGATCGAACCGAACACGTACGGCCTGGCCGTCCCGGTGCGGCGGCGCCCGCCGTCACCACCCACCTGCATCAACCTCATCTCGCACCGCGAGGACGTCGTCCTCGGGGGCAAGGACGCGGTGGTGCGGGCCGCACGCGAACTCTCGGCAATCCTGCACTGA